The following DNA comes from Nocardioides sp. JQ2195.
AGTGTCCGCGAGGGTGCTGTGGCGCCTCGGGGGCACTCGGGACGGCGCCCGTCAGGTCGAGACTTTCGCGGCGGGCACCGATGCCCAGAACTTGGCGCGGGCTGACGGCTTCAAGAAGATGGTGGATGCTTGTGGCCAGCGATGGCCCGGGGGCTGGGTGAAGGGCGAGGGCTTCGTCCGCCCGCCCGGAGAGGCCGACCCGCTGAAGGCGCCGCCGCGGTTCGTCGACATCGGCGAGGAGTACGTCCGCCAGATCGTCGATCTCTCGCCCGGCCAGCGGAAGCGGTACCTCGGCCACATCCGGGTGTTGGGGGAGACCCGCATTCGAGGCGCGCTGATCTTCGCCAAGCCGGTCACCGCCATCACCGAGGCGGATCTGAAGGAGTGGTTGATCGACTGGGACCGGTCACTGAAGACCAAGGCGAACTACCACGGCCTGATCCACGGGGTCTTCGGCTACGCCGTCAAGCGCGGCTACCTCGCCGCGAACCCTGCGATCGGGACGGCACCGCGGATGTCGCGCGTGAGGCAGTCCCGCCCGGAGCTGCGCTTCCTCACCGAGAAGGAGCTGCAGCGGGCCGTCGAGCTGGCCGGAGCGTACGGCGACCTGTTGACCGTGACTGTGGGCACCGGCATGCGCTTCGGTGAGCTCGGCGCGCTGTGGGTCTCGGACGTGGACCTGGAACGTCGAACGATCCGGGTCAACAAGGCGTGGAAGCGCAACGGCGAGGACGACAGCACCGACATCCCCGGCTGGCTGGCCAAACTGCTGAAGCCGAAGCACACGATGCGCGACCACCACCTCGGCGTACCGAAGACGGCGAAGTCGCGCCGGACGATCACGATCTCTCCTGCAGTGGTCGCGGTCCTGCGCAAGCGGATCAAGGGCCGGGCGGCCGACGACTTCCTCTTCGTGTCGAACGCGGGCTACCCGCTGCACAACGGCGACTTCAGCACCCACGTGTGGCGCAAGCTGATGCAGGCGCTCGAGGCGGAGGGGATCGGCAGGTTCCGCTTCCACGACCTGCGGCACACCCACGTCGCCTGGCTGGTCGCCGGAGGTGCACCCCTGCCCCACATCCAGGCCCGCCTCGGCCACGAGTCGATCACCACCACGATCGACACCTACGGCCATCTGCTCCCGGCCGGCGACGAACTGATCTCCGGGATCATCGACACCGCGCTGAGCGGCGACACCATCCGGCCCGGTGGCAGCGGCAGCAAGAAGAAGCAGAAGAAGTCCAAGAAGGCGCCCGGCAAGAACAAGAGGCGCACAACGGACGACGAGCGCTGACGTGTTGCATTCTTGCGACCAGTGCAACACACTGGAGATGCGGCGATGATCTTCGACTGGATCGAGTGGGACGAGCACAACCTGGACCACGCGACCCAGAGGCTCACTGCCGAAGAGATCGAGCAGGCGATCTGGAACGCAGACCACATGCTCCCCCACCGGGAGCAAGTGGACCGGGCACTGATCCGGTCCACGACCGACGGGGGGAAGGCGGTCGTGGTCATCGTCCAGCTCGTGACCGACGGAGTCCGACCGATCACTGGGTGGGAGGCATGAGGATGAGCAAGAGGGATGACGTGGAGCTCGCCAAGTTCTACAACGAGACCGAAGACCTGTCCGGCTTCGATGAGGGCAACCCGGTGCCCGTCACGGTCAAGCGGTCGGTCACGATCTCGGTGCGCTTCTCCGATGAGGAGATCGCCGAGTTGCGGGCCCGGGCGGACGCGGCAGGGATCAAGGTGACCTCCTACATCCGCGACGCCGCTCTCGACGCCTCGCGACCCGTCGACCGCGATGAGCTGGGGGCGCTCGCGCGAGGGCTGGAGAAACAGGCCCATCGGGTCTCGCAGATCTTGACGCGGGGAGCCTGAGCTGCCCGGTGGGCCGCCACGGGGTTCACAGCTTCGATCGGCTGCCGTTTCGGCGCGGCTGCGGCGCGACCACGAGGGGTTGTGCGGGGGCGGTCACGGGCTGCTCGCCGGCCTCGATGAGTTCCTCGAGGTGCTCGGGCCGGAAGCGGACGTGCTTGCCGATCCGGGTGCACCGGACCTTCCGCTGCCGTACGGCGTCCGCGACCCACCGGTCCGGGACGTTCAGATAGGCGGCTGCTTCGGCGGTCGTGAGGAGCGATCGCTCCCGCGGAGGCTTGGCGACGGCGCGTCCCGGCGACTGCGGGTCCGGTGACATGTTCATCGCGAGAGCCTCAGCCAGCAGCGGACCTCCGCCACGGTTATATAGAGCCGCCCGGCGCCGTTGAGTCGGGAAAAGCGGGGGCCGACGCCACGGCGGCGCCAGTCCCGGACGGTGCGCTGCGGCGTGCGGATGAGGATGCAGAACTCCTCGAAGGTGAGGAGTGCATGGTCGTTCCAGTCGGTCGGGACCTCGATGGGGTGCAGTGGCTGCATGACTTCTCCTGGGGTGCGGTTACGTTCACCTAGGGGCCTCGAGGCCGTCGGAGCGATCAGTTCCCGACCACGAGCGCCCGTCGGGCACGGTTGGCATCAGGTAGGTGTGCAGCACCTTCCAACCGTCCGATTCGGCGGCACCCCGGCTGCGGACTCGCTTGAACGCCTCACCTCCGGAGAGCGCTGTCACGCTCGACCGAGGGCGGTCGAACCGGTCCGAAATGGGTCGCCGGGTGGTCAGCCGCTCGGCGCGGGGGCGGTAGCGGTCGATGTCATCGAGGGCACGGCTGCGGGCGTGCGCGGGCCTCGTCGATGTCGTCAGCGACGAGGTGCGCGGTGTTGGACTGCCGGCCCCGGGTCATCGCGACGTACACCGATGCGGCGCCGCGCAAGGTCGCCGAGGAGCGTCGTGCGCGGGAGGCAGCGACCAACACGGTCCGGGCCTTCGCTGAGAAGATCGGCGAGACGTACGACGCCTGGCACCGAGGCAGCGCCTGACGTGGGCTCTTCACCAAAACGCAGCCGCCGACGGGCACTTTCGCCTACGGTCAGTTTGTGCACCAACGCGATCGCCTCTGTGGCCTCCCGACGGGACAGAAGGTTCTCGCGCCATGCCCGTGACGTACCAGTGGTTGACGGCCGTTGGAGGCGAGTTCCCCACTCCCGGGCGCACGAGGGTCACCTTCGCCGAAGCTCGGAACTTGCTCGTCGCCGAGGTGGCCTTCACCACGTCCAACACTCGTGCAGATCTCTGGGACGGGCTTGAGAGATACCTCGCAAGGTTCTTCGACCTGGAGCACCGGTACAACGCCTTGCTCGATGGGAAGCAACTCGTGCGGTGTCTGTGGCTCGGGGGGAGTTACGTCAGTAGCCGAGTCGATCCAAGCAATATCGACGTAACGGTTTGCGTCAATGACGCCACACGGCTGGCTCTCAAAGGGCAGCCGGGGTCGAAGTGGCTTTCTCAGGCCTTCAGTCGGGAAGAGCGTAGAAAGGAGTTTGGCGTCTCTCCGCTGGAGCTTCGGTACCGACCAGTCGTGTCGGTGTTCAGATCTAGGGTGACCGATACCGAAGACCAGCAATACTTGCAGGACCGCGGCGGATGGGATGAGTGGTGGCAACGCTGTCGCGATAGTGGAGCGCAGAGCGGTGGGCCGACGCTCGCTACTGTTGAAGCGATGCGTGGATACTTGGAGGTGACGATATGACCGAGTCGCACACTCCTGAGGTCTCCATCCGTTCGGAGATCCTCCAGCGCCATGCCGAGTCAGTTGCTGAGTGGCGCGCTTCAGACGGCGCATCTGCGCTGGACGGGGACGAGTTCGACAGCGCGGCGAATCGCGCTCGACTCGAGGCACTCCGCGCTCTGGATCCTCAGGCGAGCCTCGGCGAAGAGTTGCGCGTCCGTCTCGTCTCGCCGGTCATGCAGGAGGGAGCGTTGAGCTTCGATGCCGGAGCGCTCCTGTTGCGTCCCCTTCAAGACTCGGTCGCAAGCCTGGCAGGTGACGGCGTGGATTTGGAACTCGTGGGCGTCTCGGCGGGCAGCACCGTGCTGCACGTGCGCCCGAGGGACGGGTCGGCTGAAAGCGGGCCCGTCGACGTCGGCGGTGTTCCCATCGACGCAACATCTACCGAAGATGCCCTACGCGCATTCGTTGAGTTGCTTCGTGCCGCCGAGTCCGAGAGCGATCTCGGCGAGTGGGTGCGAGCCGTCGATGCCCTCGGTCGCTTCAGCCGCGCACTCGAGAGGCTCGAAGCTGAAGCCGACGTTGCCTGGTGGGGTGTTAGTGGCGAGGTCCGGTCCGCATGGTTCGGCAGAACCGGACGGGCGTACGTAGAGCGAATGCTGGAGACAACCCCGCGGCCCGAGATTCTCACCATCTTTGGTCGCGTGACCGAACTTCGCGAGTCCGGAGTCGTCAAAGTCAAAACCGGAGCGCGACGGAAATCGCCGTCGTACGAGGTCAAGATGGAGTCCGAAGATCTGCTGGCGATGCACCTCGAGATCGGAGAGAGCGTGCACTTCACTGTGCGCGTCGAGCAAGGCATCGATCACCTTGGGCAGGCGCAATCCACTGATGTCTACTTCGTATCGAACGCGACTGGATTCTCAGCGACAGACTCGTCTCTCCCTATAGACGAAGATGACGACAGTCGACCGGGTCCTTAAGCAAACGAGTTCTGCGGCTGGGTCAGATCGCCTCTATGTGGGCAGCCCAGAACGGATCCTGTCGCCAGTCCTCGGGCGCCCCGATCCCGCGCAGTGGCAGGTGAGGGTGCGCTGCCAAGAGGTCACTGAGCCGCTGCGCCCACGAACTGTTGGGCGAGATCGTATTGAGCACCGACTGCAGCGACACGAGCACGGGGTAGAGCTGCTTTGCGCGACGTCCGGTGATGACTGAAGGGTCGTCGAGCCAGGAAATCGCCCGCGACGTGGGAAGTGCCGGATACACACCGAGACCCACGTTCCACAAGCGACCGTGGTGAGCGCAGATGTTTCGCACCCGAACGTAGGTGCGAAGCCAAGACTCCAAGAGCACCGCGTTGAGGCCGACGGTCCGCGCTATCGCGGTCTTGTCGGCTCGCAGACCCAAGTTGCGGACGAGATGATCCAACGAACCGACTGTCAACATCTCCACCATCAACCAAGACGGCGGCAACCTCGGCGAACCGTAGGTGGTCAGATAGTGCTCGAGGGCGGAGCGGAAGACCAGATTGTCGCCCTGGTCCTCTGCCGCCCGGGCCAACTGGTCATCACATGCCTTCGCGATGTCATCGAGGAATCGGCGGCGCTTCCACTGGTCGCGGAAGTGCTGGGGATCGACATACCAGTGTGTGTCGCCATACGTGAGCGACATGTGATCGGTCAGCGCGCTGCGGATCGCGACCTCGATCCGCTCAAGCGCGTCGAGAACCAGCAGCCGAAGAGCGCGGTCGAAGACATAGAGGTCGAGCACGTCGTCGAATGCCACGTCGGCACGGAACTGGTGATCGGTGCCTGCCAGCTGGAAGGGAATCGTGTACGGCGACAAACGGAAGTAGCCGAGGTGCCTCAGGTACCGGGTCGCCCGTTCGCGATCGGGGATGTCGAGACCGCGATCAGCCAGCCGATCAACCAGGTCGACCAGCGTCAGAGCAGGCTTGCCGTACGTGCCGGAGCCGCGGGCACGGGAAGGCTTCACCATGGGGTGATCTCCAAGACAGCCGAAAGAAAAAATCCCCCTAGTGCGCTTCTGTGAGAGGCGAGGGGGATGTAGTGGTGCCACGTTAACACGGCGTGACGAAACATTCAGGAATCCTTACATGTGGGCAAGCCGGCACACGCCGGGTCCACGATCGGGGCGGCAACTGGCCCGAGCCAGTGCTGCCGTTGCTCCGCTCGATCCTCAGGCAGGGCCGAAGGCACCGCCTGCGTTGTCGCGCACCCGATTCGCTGCCTGCTCGGCGGCGTTCCGGCTGGAGAACGACTCACCCGACGACGCAACCTTGTCGGAGGAGCGCCACGCCCGCCAGCGCCAAGAGCCACCAGAGTCCAGGTAGACGTCGAACCTCGCGCTCTTCGCTCCCACCTTGAAGGCCGCCGCCGCCCGCTTGGCGTTGTAGGACGACGCGAACGTCTCGCCCGCCCACGCGACCGCCTCGTTGTTGCCGGAGTAGAGCCACCAGCTCGGACTACCAGACTGGGTTTCTGTAACGATGAACCGCCACATGGCGATCCCTCCCATCTCGCACTTCGTGCGCAATGTTGCGCGAGGCCGAGACCGAGTGATGTCATGGCGGTTCCACCCGTACGACGACATCTCATGTCCCGTGCACCTCTGCGCCCGGCCTGCTTGCCGGGCGCTTTGGTTTTCGCGCGTTTTGTGCGCCGCCCGATTTGAGCGACGTCCTGGTAGTTCATCAGACCTGGGTTCCGCGCACGTTCCGCCACGCCGACACCACGCATCCATTTCCGCCTCCAAATCGCGCGGATAAACAACGGTGTAGTTCCGCGTTTCTGCGCCATCTAAGTGGCTGATTGCCAGACACTTAGACCAAGCGGGCCCTTAGAAACGCGCGGATAGGCGGACACAGTGAGCGACAACCAGCCCAGTATCGACCAGATCGCGGTCCCATGCGGTCGCCTCTCGTGCAGGCAGCCGGTCATTCAAGAGGTTGGACCTGGGCGACGTAAGGAGTTCTGTTCCGACACCTGCCGACGCGGGGCCGATCGCGAGTACAAGCGCGCACGGACACACGTGTCGACCTACGGCGAGGTTCTTCGGCGTGCTCAGCACGAGGTTGCCTCGTATGGCCGGAAGGCGGAGGAAGGCGTCCTCACCCCGGACGAGGTGGTCCGCCTTGAAAGCGACGCCCGGGTAGCGTTCACCCGCGCAGCGACCGCGGTCGAGTTCGGAGTGTCAGCGGAACAGGCTGGCGACGAACTCCGTGCCCTTGTCCAGGCACTTCGGCCACTTCTGAGTGGCATCGGGTTCACTTCACGGTCGGCCTAGCCGGCGGGTAGTTGGTGCGGAGCTGGGCGGTATCTCGACCGACCGTTCAGCTCGCATTCATCAGCCCGTCGAGATCGGCACGAAGGACTCGAAGCCCACGCTTGCCGCACACGTACGCCGGCAGTCTCTGGACGCGATGCGTTGACGGACGGTGTTGACCGAGGACGAGATGTAGACCGCTGCTACCTGGAGAGTCATCCGCCGCTTCTCGTCAGGCGACGCCAGCCCGGTGCGGGTCGCGGTGGCCATCTCACTGGCCTCCCCTCAGGAAACGGCGAAGTTCGAAGCCACTCCCTCACAGTGCGCTGGGGAGTGCGGATGAACGCGCAGAACTCCTCGAACAGGATGATGCCGTTGTCGTCCCACTCATCGGCGACGTAGATGGGGCGATGGTCATGGCCCCGCTCCTTCCGGCAGCTCGACCGTCGGGACGACGGCCAATGTTCTGAGAAGCAACGGGCCGTCACCAGGACCGGACAGGTCGAGCCAGATCGGGTCATGGATGCCTCTTGGTCACCTATGGGCGATCCCGTCGGCTGTGCGATCACCTGAACCCGAGAACTTCAGCGGCCGATCCCTCGGTTGGCCGGAGCGGGCGTTCCCGGCAAGCGTTCGGGCGGTCGGCGTACGCCGGTCTGGAGCATCGCGGCCTGGCGGCTGGCGGGGAGCCTCGATGCTTGTGGGCCGTAGCGATCGATGTCCTGCTCGGCGACCTTGGCCGCGTGTGACGGGCCGAGGTCCGCACGGTCTCGGCTGAACACGTCGACCCACTGACGTCGGGCGTCGTCGACGGACTCGGCGACGAGGTGCGCGGTGTTGCCGTCACGGCCGCGTGTCATGCCGACGTACGCCGTCGCGGCACCGGTGGTCTCGCCGATGACCAGGTGCGCTTCATCGACAGTGTCCCCTTGGGCGCCGTAGGCAGTCGTGGCGAAAGCAAGCTCGACACTCTCGTCGACATAGGCAGCGGGCAACTCGCGCTGACCGGCGCGGCCGACGACCAGCAACGACCCGTCGTCTCCGGTCCCAGCGACAACCCAGGTGTCGCGGTTGGCGACCCCGAGGTCGCGGTCGTTGCGGCGAGTGGCGATGCGGTCTCCGAGGCCGATCCGCTCACCACGACGGGTGACGGGCTCACCAGTTCGCTCACCAGGGCCGGTACGCCGGTCGCGGATGACGGCGTTGAGCGAGGCGACCTGTTCGCGTGTGTCTGCGATGACAAGTTGATCGCCCGCCGCACCGATGGACGCCAAAGCCGCGGTGCGCTCGACCTCGGACGCGTGGATGACGACCCTGCCGGAGTCGACGAGTGCATCAAAGACGTCACCTGGTCGCTCACCAATGCGCATGAGCAGGCTGAGGTCGGCGTACGCCGGATCAGTGAAGCGGTGCACCGACTCGAGCTCGAGGTGTGCTTCAGGCCGCACCCAGCGAGCTGCAAGGTCGAGCACGCCGCCGCGCCCGACCGCAGGGAGCTGATGGCGGTCACCGAGCAGGGCGATGGTCGCGCCGGCGCGGTCGGCGACGGCGAAGAGGGCGCGGGCTGTGTCCTGGTCGAGCATCCCGGCTTCGTCGATCAGCAGGACGTCGCCGGGCAGCAGTCGCGCCGATGGGTTGATCTCGTGCCGGGCGATCTCGAGTTGGGACCAGTGGCCGTCCTCGTCCCAGCGGTACCCGTGCTGGTGGATGAGCCATGCGGCCGAGAAGGCGTCCGTGCCGACTTGCTGCTGAGCGGCTTGGGCCGCCTTGAGGGTCGGGGTCACGACTACCAGTCGTCGGTCGCGTGCCTCGAGGGCTTCTTGTGCGGCGCCGAGTGTCGTGGTCTTGCCCGCGCCCGCTGCACCCTCGATGACGAGCAGGCCCGCCTGGCCGGCGAGCGCTCGCACGACCTCCTGTTGCGCGGTGTCGAGCTGCTCGAGGCCTCGGACCCGATTGTCAGGTCCGACCGGCAGCTCGGCTCGGTGGGCGAGTCCATCGTTGAGATCCGACTCGACCGCGAGAACCCGGTCTGAAGTGAGGGTGCGAACGTGCTCCGGTGCGTCGACGCGTTTGAGAATCGGCCGGCATGCCGCAACTGCTCGATCGGTCAGGTCTTCTGCCAGTTCGACTCGCACCGCCCGCTCGGCGACAATTCCGACGGTGGTGATGATCTTCTCCGCCTCACCTCGGATATCGGCCGCGTTCCATGCCGAGCGCATGGAGCCGAGCCGACTGAGGATCAGATCGACGGCAACGTCACGGCGGATTGAGCCGATCGTCGTGCGGCTGAGGGCCTCGGGGGCGGTCGGGTTTCGGAAGCCGAGCTCGTGCAGCTCTTCGTGCCACCGGTCCACGAGCTCGGCGCCGTCCGTTGGCACGATTTTATCGGGTCGCGCATCCGCCCAGGCTCGTCGATCCCAGGTGCGTCGAAGCTGTGGTCCCGGATCCTGGCCGGGGTGCTCGCTTCTCCACTCTGCTTCGTACTGGCCGACGTTGCGGCTGATCTGTGCGGAGCGCTGGCTGAAGCGACCGACGTACGGCTTCAGCTGGTGCACCTCACCGGCGTCGTCCAGCGTGTAACCGTGCGCGGCGAGAGCCGCGCGGAACCCGGGGTCGCACATGACTGCGGCATGGCCGATGCCGTTGATCGCCTCGATGCTGTCGCGGGCGCCCACGGAGTGAAGAGCGCGCCACTGTCCGACGGCGAACACCTTGGCGTTGATCTGCAGGTGGAGGTGACGGTGCGGGTCGCCTGTCCGCGACGTGTAGTGCCGCACGACTGCGGCCTCGAGTCCGCGCTCGACTGGCACCTGGACTTGTCGCCCCTTGGGACCGACCCGCGTTGTGGAGTGCTCGGCAAGCCAGCCGATGATCTCGTCGGCGGCTCGGTCTTGCGCAGCGTCGTAGGCCGCGCTGATCTCGGGGTGCAGTGACGCGGCGATGGACCAGGTCTTCGGCCCGTTAACGACGACCTCAACGAATCGCAATGCGTTCTCGTGGTTGCTGATCCTGCCTTTGGCATGACTGGTGTCGACGTCGTAGCCGTTGACCCATCGCTCGTACGTCGGGGCGTCGAGGTCGGCACGCTGCTCGACGCTGACCCCGCGGCGATCAACGGTTGCTGTGTAGCGGGCGGCGATGCCGGATCCCTCGGCAAGGTAGTAGTCGTCGGCTCGCGAGTGGTCGGCCTCGAGGTAGGAGCGTGCGCCGGCTGGGTTGCCGCGATAGAACTTGATGCCACCGTGCATGCGCCTCGTCACCGCCCGTCACTGATCGTCAAAGACCCCTGAAATGACGCAGGGCCCGCCCAGGTGGGCGGACCGATCTACGGACCTTCGTAGCATGCGTGCCGCTTGGTTTGAAGCCTTCGATTCGCCTTGTGGGGAGCGGGTTTTCGGACTCGTCAGAGTCCGTTAATCCTCGTCATCTTGGTGCCGAAGGGGAGCTTGGAGCCTGATGGATCAGAGAAGGGCGACGAGGTCAGCTAGCGGTACGTCGAGGGCTACCGCGGCCGCGTAAAGCGTGTGGATCTGGGGCGTCTTGAGAGCGCCCTCGAGGTTGATGATCGTGCGCCGACCGATGCCGGATTCCTCCGCGAGCCAGTCGGTGCTCCAGCCCTCCCGTTGCCAGGCGTTCGCAATCTCGATGCCAAGCCCTGGACTGGGCACAACCGCGACGACATGGACGATGACCTCGGTCAGTTGTGGGTCACCTTCAGCCGGGACATTCGATCGCCACGCCGCGACCTGCGCTGCGCTCGGAGTGCCGGCCATTCGGGCGATCGTGACGACGACGGTTCGCTCAGAGCACCGTCGGCGCTACCTGTTGCCCTTGGATCGATTGTGGGGCACACAGAGCATCTCGCAGTTGGCGATGTCCGACGCACCACCCTTACTCCAAGCGGTCACGTGGTCGGCGTCCATCTCACCGAGTTCGTAAATGCGAGATGAGTTGGCGTTGCTACCGCTGGAGCACATCGGGCAGTTCGAGGTCTCGTCCTCCTCCGCCTGCGCTGTCTGCTGCTCGTACGATGCGAGCTTCGTCCTCTCATCAAAGACCCGGACGTCGAGCAGTTTGATGTCCTGCTCCCCGGCAAGCAGGTACTCATAGATACCTCGCTTGTTCTTCACGTCGATGTCACCCATCAAGCTCGCCACACGCGCCTCGAGCTTCGTAGGGTCGTGGTCGGAATCTTTGTACTTGGCGTGCAGCTGCCCCCACTTGACGGTCTTCATCTGGGAGCGCTTCTTCGGGAAGGTGGTCTCGACCCAGGTGATGACGCCCTGGAAGTAAGTCCACAGATTCTTGGCGTCTGCGTCGTGCTGGTGGTCCCGCATGTACTCGTCGACCTTGCCAGAGTTGATCCACTCAATGACAGTCTCGAGGTAGTCCTGGCGGATGGGCGAGCCGGTCATGTAGTCGGAGGCGATCGCGTAGGCCGGGCAGCCGTTCTTGGAGAAGTACTTCTTAGCCGAGGACACCCACGGACCGTGGTAAACGGCATTGCGTAACTCCTGGTCGGTGAGCTCCTCACCGGCGATGTTGATGGTCTTGAACCAGTCGAGCTTCTCCGAGTCGGTGCCCTGGCACAAATAGACCATCAGCTCGTAGTCCAGGATCTGCTCCTGTTGGTCGTTCTGCAGGTTGTGGAAGGCCAACTGGTGGCCGTCGACCTCGATGGAGAAGTCGCCCTCGACGTACTGGCAGATGGAGATGGTGCGCTGCTGGCCGTCGATGATCTCAAACTCCACCCCGTCCTCGTCCACCTCGCCGAGCACAGCCCAGTAAATGACGTTCAAGGGGAAGTCGCGGCGCAAGGTTTCGATGACGGCATCGCGCTGTTTGTCCTTATAGACGAACTCGCGCTGGTAGGGCGGGCGCACGTCCAGGCGGCCGCCGTATGCGCGCACGCCGAGCTCGTCGTTGTCCTCGTAGTCCTCGACCAGGTCTCGGACCCGGACATGCAAGAGCTCGATCTTCATCGTCATGAAGC
Coding sequences within:
- a CDS encoding DUF262 domain-containing protein, whose protein sequence is MTMKIELLHVRVRDLVEDYEDNDELGVRAYGGRLDVRPPYQREFVYKDKQRDAVIETLRRDFPLNVIYWAVLGEVDEDGVEFEIIDGQQRTISICQYVEGDFSIEVDGHQLAFHNLQNDQQEQILDYELMVYLCQGTDSEKLDWFKTINIAGEELTDQELRNAVYHGPWVSSAKKYFSKNGCPAYAIASDYMTGSPIRQDYLETVIEWINSGKVDEYMRDHQHDADAKNLWTYFQGVITWVETTFPKKRSQMKTVKWGQLHAKYKDSDHDPTKLEARVASLMGDIDVKNKRGIYEYLLAGEQDIKLLDVRVFDERTKLASYEQQTAQAEEDETSNCPMCSSGSNANSSRIYELGEMDADHVTAWSKGGASDIANCEMLCVPHNRSKGNR
- a CDS encoding Abi family protein, which produces MVKPSRARGSGTYGKPALTLVDLVDRLADRGLDIPDRERATRYLRHLGYFRLSPYTIPFQLAGTDHQFRADVAFDDVLDLYVFDRALRLLVLDALERIEVAIRSALTDHMSLTYGDTHWYVDPQHFRDQWKRRRFLDDIAKACDDQLARAAEDQGDNLVFRSALEHYLTTYGSPRLPPSWLMVEMLTVGSLDHLVRNLGLRADKTAIARTVGLNAVLLESWLRTYVRVRNICAHHGRLWNVGLGVYPALPTSRAISWLDDPSVITGRRAKQLYPVLVSLQSVLNTISPNSSWAQRLSDLLAAHPHLPLRGIGAPEDWRQDPFWAAHIEAI
- a CDS encoding site-specific integrase, encoding MAWIEKRKRGDGGVSARVLWRLGGTRDGARQVETFAAGTDAQNLARADGFKKMVDACGQRWPGGWVKGEGFVRPPGEADPLKAPPRFVDIGEEYVRQIVDLSPGQRKRYLGHIRVLGETRIRGALIFAKPVTAITEADLKEWLIDWDRSLKTKANYHGLIHGVFGYAVKRGYLAANPAIGTAPRMSRVRQSRPELRFLTEKELQRAVELAGAYGDLLTVTVGTGMRFGELGALWVSDVDLERRTIRVNKAWKRNGEDDSTDIPGWLAKLLKPKHTMRDHHLGVPKTAKSRRTITISPAVVAVLRKRIKGRAADDFLFVSNAGYPLHNGDFSTHVWRKLMQALEAEGIGRFRFHDLRHTHVAWLVAGGAPLPHIQARLGHESITTTIDTYGHLLPAGDELISGIIDTALSGDTIRPGGSGSKKKQKKSKKAPGKNKRRTTDDER
- a CDS encoding helix-turn-helix domain-containing protein — protein: MNMSPDPQSPGRAVAKPPRERSLLTTAEAAAYLNVPDRWVADAVRQRKVRCTRIGKHVRFRPEHLEELIEAGEQPVTAPAQPLVVAPQPRRNGSRSKL
- the mobF gene encoding MobF family relaxase yields the protein MHGGIKFYRGNPAGARSYLEADHSRADDYYLAEGSGIAARYTATVDRRGVSVEQRADLDAPTYERWVNGYDVDTSHAKGRISNHENALRFVEVVVNGPKTWSIAASLHPEISAAYDAAQDRAADEIIGWLAEHSTTRVGPKGRQVQVPVERGLEAAVVRHYTSRTGDPHRHLHLQINAKVFAVGQWRALHSVGARDSIEAINGIGHAAVMCDPGFRAALAAHGYTLDDAGEVHQLKPYVGRFSQRSAQISRNVGQYEAEWRSEHPGQDPGPQLRRTWDRRAWADARPDKIVPTDGAELVDRWHEELHELGFRNPTAPEALSRTTIGSIRRDVAVDLILSRLGSMRSAWNAADIRGEAEKIITTVGIVAERAVRVELAEDLTDRAVAACRPILKRVDAPEHVRTLTSDRVLAVESDLNDGLAHRAELPVGPDNRVRGLEQLDTAQQEVVRALAGQAGLLVIEGAAGAGKTTTLGAAQEALEARDRRLVVVTPTLKAAQAAQQQVGTDAFSAAWLIHQHGYRWDEDGHWSQLEIARHEINPSARLLPGDVLLIDEAGMLDQDTARALFAVADRAGATIALLGDRHQLPAVGRGGVLDLAARWVRPEAHLELESVHRFTDPAYADLSLLMRIGERPGDVFDALVDSGRVVIHASEVERTAALASIGAAGDQLVIADTREQVASLNAVIRDRRTGPGERTGEPVTRRGERIGLGDRIATRRNDRDLGVANRDTWVVAGTGDDGSLLVVGRAGQRELPAAYVDESVELAFATTAYGAQGDTVDEAHLVIGETTGAATAYVGMTRGRDGNTAHLVAESVDDARRQWVDVFSRDRADLGPSHAAKVAEQDIDRYGPQASRLPASRQAAMLQTGVRRPPERLPGTPAPANRGIGR
- a CDS encoding helix-turn-helix transcriptional regulator, yielding MAGTPSAAQVAAWRSNVPAEGDPQLTEVIVHVVAVVPSPGLGIEIANAWQREGWSTDWLAEESGIGRRTIINLEGALKTPQIHTLYAAAVALDVPLADLVALL
- a CDS encoding helix-turn-helix domain-containing protein, coding for MQPLHPIEVPTDWNDHALLTFEEFCILIRTPQRTVRDWRRRGVGPRFSRLNGAGRLYITVAEVRCWLRLSR